Proteins encoded by one window of Pseudomonas sp. LS44:
- a CDS encoding TIGR03364 family FAD-dependent oxidoreductase, protein MQQFDCDLLIVGAGMLGLAHAWAAAKRGLKVKVCERSHTPLGASIRNFGQALVTGQAPGPMLDLARQAHGLWAELGQAAGLALKQQGSLLFARSEAEEALLEAFCAGRARELDYRVELLRGARLNQLYDGRFEHHRAALHGCDDQQLYSREALPQIIDYLARELGVDFHFSTLVRDVETGWAHTTAGRFSARQILVCSGHDYQTLLAEPLAALQPQVCRLQMLRARLRQPLDLQHALLTGLSCVHYGAFADLPEAAAIRAQIQREQPQLETHGIHLLVSPTPYGELIIGDSHDYGSDAAPFNAEGVDRILIDLAEHTLGGQLEVLERWQGVYGARGPAPFSVLKAADGVTAVLMHTGLGMSVGLALGERTIAALHGEGEWPQALAA, encoded by the coding sequence ATGCAACAATTTGATTGCGACCTGCTGATCGTCGGCGCCGGTATGCTCGGTCTCGCCCATGCCTGGGCGGCCGCCAAACGCGGCCTTAAGGTCAAGGTTTGCGAGCGCAGCCACACCCCGCTCGGCGCGTCGATCCGCAACTTCGGCCAGGCGCTGGTCACCGGCCAGGCGCCGGGGCCGATGCTCGACCTGGCGCGCCAGGCCCATGGCCTGTGGGCCGAGCTGGGCCAGGCCGCCGGGCTGGCCTTGAAGCAACAAGGCTCGCTGCTGTTTGCCCGCAGCGAAGCCGAGGAAGCGCTGCTCGAGGCGTTCTGCGCCGGCCGGGCGCGCGAGCTCGACTACCGCGTCGAGCTGCTGCGCGGCGCGCGGCTGAACCAGCTCTACGACGGCCGCTTCGAGCACCACCGTGCCGCCCTGCACGGCTGCGACGACCAGCAGCTGTACTCGCGCGAAGCGCTGCCGCAGATCATCGATTACCTGGCCCGCGAGCTGGGCGTCGACTTCCACTTCTCGACCCTGGTCCGCGATGTCGAGACCGGCTGGGCGCACACCACCGCCGGACGCTTCAGCGCGCGGCAGATCCTGGTCTGCTCCGGTCACGACTACCAGACCCTGCTGGCCGAACCACTGGCCGCCCTGCAACCGCAGGTCTGCCGCCTGCAGATGCTGCGCGCGCGCCTGCGCCAGCCGCTCGATCTACAGCATGCGCTGCTCACCGGCCTCAGTTGCGTGCACTACGGGGCGTTCGCCGACCTGCCGGAAGCTGCGGCGATCCGCGCGCAAATCCAGCGTGAGCAGCCGCAGCTGGAGACCCACGGCATCCACCTGCTGGTCAGCCCGACGCCGTATGGCGAGCTGATCATTGGCGACTCGCACGACTACGGCAGTGACGCCGCGCCGTTCAATGCCGAGGGCGTCGATCGCATCCTCATCGACCTCGCCGAGCACACCCTGGGCGGTCAGCTCGAGGTGCTCGAACGCTGGCAGGGCGTCTACGGCGCGCGCGGTCCGGCACCGTTCAGTGTGCTTAAGGCGGCCGACGGCGTGACCGCGGTGCTGATGCACACCGGCCTCGGCATGAGCGTCGGCTTGGCGCTTGGCGAGCGCACGATCGCCGCGCTGCACGGCGAGGGCGAATGGCCGCAGGCGCTGGCGGCGTGA
- a CDS encoding putative 2-aminoethylphosphonate ABC transporter substrate-binding protein: MFKRTVLATSLLAACTLAQANTELTVYTALEVEQLKAYKEAFEKKHPDIEIKWVRDSTGIVTAKLLAEKDRPQADVVWGLAGSSLAVLKQQGMLEAYAPANLDKIGASYRDAANPPAWVGMDVWAATICFNSVEAEKQGLPKPTKWEDLTNPVYQGKIVMPNPASSGTGYLDVSAWLQTFGEAQGWAYMDKLHSNIGQYTHSGSKPCKLAAAGEFPIGISFEYPAVQLRRKGAPLDIVLPKEGLGWEIEATGIVKGTAKLAAAKQLANFSASREAMDLYKTNFAVLAQPGIAERFQELPADYEQRLIKNDFAWASENRDKVLAEWRKRYDGKSEPVAQ, from the coding sequence ATGTTCAAACGCACCGTCCTGGCTACCAGCCTGCTCGCCGCCTGCACCTTAGCCCAGGCCAACACCGAACTGACCGTCTACACCGCCCTCGAGGTCGAGCAGCTCAAGGCCTACAAAGAAGCCTTCGAGAAAAAACACCCGGATATCGAGATCAAGTGGGTGCGCGACTCCACCGGCATCGTCACCGCCAAGCTGCTCGCCGAGAAGGATCGCCCGCAGGCCGACGTGGTCTGGGGCCTGGCCGGCTCGAGCCTGGCCGTGCTCAAACAGCAGGGCATGCTCGAAGCCTACGCGCCGGCCAACCTGGACAAGATCGGAGCTAGCTACCGCGACGCGGCCAACCCGCCGGCCTGGGTGGGCATGGACGTGTGGGCCGCGACCATCTGCTTCAACAGCGTCGAAGCGGAAAAACAGGGCCTGCCCAAGCCGACCAAATGGGAAGACCTGACCAACCCGGTGTACCAGGGCAAGATCGTTATGCCCAACCCGGCCTCGTCCGGCACCGGCTACCTCGATGTCAGCGCCTGGCTGCAGACCTTCGGCGAAGCTCAGGGCTGGGCCTACATGGACAAACTGCACAGCAACATCGGCCAGTACACCCATTCCGGCTCCAAGCCCTGCAAGCTGGCCGCCGCCGGTGAATTCCCGATCGGCATCTCCTTCGAATACCCGGCCGTGCAGCTCAGGCGCAAGGGCGCGCCGCTGGACATCGTGCTGCCCAAGGAAGGCCTGGGCTGGGAAATCGAGGCCACCGGCATCGTCAAGGGTACCGCCAAGCTGGCGGCGGCCAAGCAACTCGCCAATTTCTCCGCGAGCCGTGAAGCGATGGACCTGTACAAGACCAACTTCGCCGTGCTGGCCCAGCCGGGCATCGCCGAACGCTTCCAGGAACTGCCGGCCGACTACGAGCAGCGCCTGATCAAGAACGACTTCGCCTGGGCCTCGGAGAACCGCGACAAGGTATTGGCCGAATGGCGCAAGCGCTATGACGGCAAGTCGGAGCCGGTGGCGCAGTAG
- the phnX gene encoding phosphonoacetaldehyde hydrolase: MPYQTPTRLAAAILDWAGTVVDFGSFAPTRIFVEAFASFDVEISLDEARGPMGMGKWDHIRSLCDQPAVAERFQRRFARLPSDADVTAIYERFMPLQIAKVGEHSALIPGALDAVARLRERGLQIGSCSGYPKVVMDKVVELAAANGYRPDHVVATDEVPRGRPGPAQALANVIALGLSDVAACVKVDDTEPGILEGRSAGMWTVALRFSGNFLGLDWAQYQTLSAAQRTSERERIDALFAASRPHYLIDTIADLPLVVDAINARLARGETPQSA, from the coding sequence ATGCCCTACCAAACACCCACCCGTCTTGCCGCCGCGATCCTCGATTGGGCCGGTACCGTGGTCGACTTCGGCTCCTTCGCGCCGACCCGCATCTTCGTCGAGGCGTTCGCCAGCTTCGACGTCGAGATCAGCCTCGACGAGGCGCGCGGGCCGATGGGCATGGGCAAGTGGGATCACATCCGCAGCCTGTGCGACCAGCCGGCGGTGGCCGAACGCTTCCAGCGCCGTTTCGCCCGGCTGCCCAGCGATGCCGACGTCACCGCGATCTATGAACGCTTCATGCCGCTTCAAATCGCCAAGGTCGGCGAGCACTCGGCGCTGATTCCCGGCGCGCTGGATGCTGTGGCCAGGCTGCGCGAGCGCGGTCTGCAGATTGGCAGCTGCTCGGGCTATCCGAAGGTGGTGATGGACAAGGTGGTCGAGCTGGCCGCTGCCAACGGTTATCGCCCCGATCACGTGGTCGCCACTGACGAGGTGCCACGCGGCCGCCCCGGTCCGGCGCAAGCCCTGGCCAACGTCATCGCCCTCGGCCTCAGTGACGTCGCCGCCTGCGTCAAGGTCGACGACACCGAGCCGGGCATCCTCGAAGGCCGCAGCGCCGGCATGTGGACCGTGGCGCTGCGCTTCTCCGGCAACTTCCTCGGCCTCGACTGGGCGCAGTACCAGACGCTCTCGGCCGCGCAGCGTACCAGCGAGCGCGAGCGCATCGACGCGCTGTTCGCCGCCAGCCGCCCGCACTACCTGATCGACACGATCGCCGACCTGCCGCTGGTGGTCGACGCGATCAACGCCCGCTTGGCGCGCGGCGAAACCCCGCAATCCGCCTAA
- a CDS encoding putative 2-aminoethylphosphonate ABC transporter permease subunit, giving the protein MNVLLGAATPAVPQASRPDWADRLFVGGGKWLLLVLLGGAVLLPLAAIFWRGFSDAAGQGGGLAAASELLGSANFRWLLGNSLTTALSVSAIVVPLAYGFAYALQRTLIPAKGVWRGISLLPLLAPSMLPGIALIYLFGNQGVLRGLFADNIYGFWGIVLGQAIYTFPHALMVLLSALALADARLFDTAASMGASPWRRFRSITWPATRQAAFAAFCLVFTLCITDFGVPVVVGGDYQVLALEAYKAVVGQQQFGRGAQIGMLLLLPALFSFAVDSWLRRRQRDAMSGRAQVFHPAPDRRRDAAYLLLVLLLCSVLLLVFGMAIYSSLVKFWPYNLSLSLDHYAFSELPGGWLAYRNSVLLALCSALFGSLLIFAGAYLVEKTRQDWLTRLLRLLSFVPMAVPGLVLGLGYVFFFNLPSNPLHGLYGSLGLLVVCTIAHFLTTAQMTASSALRQLDGEFEAAALSLKVPLWRHFWRVSLPLCLPALLDICRYLFVSAMTTVSAVIFLYSPDSLLAAIAVLNMDDAGNVGGSAAMSTLILLTSAAVSLLLAWASRGVLRRAQAWRAAPGH; this is encoded by the coding sequence ATGAACGTGCTGCTCGGCGCCGCAACTCCGGCCGTGCCCCAGGCCAGCCGGCCTGACTGGGCCGACCGGCTATTCGTTGGTGGCGGCAAGTGGCTGCTGCTGGTGTTGCTTGGCGGCGCCGTGCTGCTGCCGCTGGCGGCGATCTTCTGGCGCGGCTTCAGCGACGCGGCGGGCCAGGGCGGTGGTCTGGCGGCGGCCAGCGAACTGTTGGGCAGCGCCAACTTCCGCTGGCTGCTCGGCAATAGCCTGACGACTGCGCTGAGCGTCTCGGCCATCGTGGTACCGCTGGCCTACGGCTTCGCCTACGCCCTGCAGCGCACGCTGATCCCGGCCAAAGGGGTGTGGCGCGGCATCTCCCTGCTACCGCTGCTGGCGCCGTCGATGCTCCCAGGCATCGCGCTGATCTACCTGTTCGGCAACCAGGGCGTGTTGCGCGGCTTGTTCGCCGACAACATCTACGGCTTCTGGGGCATCGTCCTCGGCCAGGCCATCTACACCTTTCCGCATGCGCTGATGGTCTTGCTCTCGGCGCTGGCGCTGGCCGACGCGCGGCTGTTCGACACCGCCGCGAGCATGGGCGCCTCGCCGTGGCGGCGCTTTCGCAGCATCACCTGGCCGGCCACCCGGCAGGCCGCCTTCGCCGCCTTCTGCCTGGTGTTCACCCTGTGCATCACCGACTTCGGCGTGCCGGTGGTGGTCGGCGGCGACTACCAGGTGCTGGCGCTGGAGGCCTACAAGGCGGTGGTCGGCCAGCAGCAGTTCGGCCGCGGCGCGCAGATCGGCATGCTCCTGCTGCTGCCGGCGCTGTTCAGCTTCGCGGTGGACAGCTGGCTGCGCCGCCGGCAGCGCGACGCCATGAGCGGCCGCGCGCAGGTCTTCCACCCGGCGCCGGATCGCCGTCGCGACGCCGCCTACCTGCTCCTGGTACTGCTGCTCTGCAGCGTGCTGCTGCTGGTGTTCGGCATGGCGATCTACTCCTCGCTGGTCAAGTTCTGGCCGTACAACCTCAGCCTGTCGCTCGATCACTACGCCTTCTCCGAGCTGCCCGGCGGCTGGCTGGCCTACCGCAACAGCGTGCTGCTGGCACTGTGCAGCGCACTGTTTGGCAGCCTGCTGATCTTCGCCGGCGCCTATCTGGTCGAGAAGACCCGCCAGGACTGGCTGACCCGCCTGCTGCGCCTGCTCAGCTTCGTGCCGATGGCGGTGCCCGGCCTGGTCCTCGGCCTCGGCTACGTATTCTTCTTCAACCTGCCGAGCAACCCGCTGCACGGCCTGTACGGCAGCCTCGGCCTGCTGGTGGTGTGCACCATCGCGCACTTCCTGACCACCGCACAGATGACCGCCAGCAGCGCGCTGCGCCAGCTCGACGGCGAGTTCGAGGCCGCCGCGCTGTCGCTCAAGGTGCCGCTGTGGCGGCACTTCTGGCGGGTCAGCCTGCCGCTGTGCCTACCGGCACTGCTGGACATCTGCCGCTACCTGTTCGTCTCGGCGATGACCACCGTGTCGGCGGTGATCTTCCTCTACAGCCCGGACAGCCTGCTCGCCGCCATTGCCGTGCTGAACATGGACGACGCCGGCAACGTCGGCGGTTCCGCCGCCATGTCCACCCTGATCCTGCTCACTTCTGCCGCCGTCTCGCTGCTGCTGGCCTGGGCCTCGCGCGGCGTGCTGCGCCGCGCCCAGGCCTGGCGTGCGGCGCCCGGCCACTGA
- a CDS encoding putative 2-aminoethylphosphonate ABC transporter ATP-binding protein, producing MSASVSAPHLQVRDLHKRFGTFAALDGVSLDVAQGELVCLLGPSGCGKTTLLRCIAGLERQDAGQLFSAGRDISTLPPQARDYGILFQSYALFPNLSVAQNIGYGLNNRSRDEQRARVAEMLELVGLSGSEQKYPGQLSGGQQQRVALARALAPAPSLLLLDEPMSALDARVREHLCGELRQLQKRLGITTVMVTHNQDEAMLMADRIAVINHGRVEQYARAEDIYRQPATPFVAEFVGQGNWLPFERDGAGQACVGGRPMQLGDTRGGMRGRLFCRPEAVSVNPAANSDNRFRAQVRDITFLGNRCRMSFELDHLPGHALLAELAPENLPSMASPAIWVALPPRSLQVFA from the coding sequence ATGTCCGCTTCCGTTTCCGCCCCGCACCTGCAAGTGCGCGATCTGCATAAGCGTTTCGGTACCTTCGCCGCGCTCGATGGGGTGTCGCTGGACGTCGCCCAGGGCGAGCTGGTGTGTCTGCTCGGCCCGTCCGGCTGTGGCAAGACCACCCTGCTGCGCTGCATCGCCGGCCTCGAACGGCAGGACGCCGGCCAGCTGTTCAGCGCCGGCCGCGATATTTCCACGCTGCCGCCGCAGGCGCGTGACTACGGCATCCTGTTCCAGTCCTACGCGCTGTTTCCCAACCTCAGCGTGGCGCAGAACATCGGCTACGGCCTGAACAACCGCAGCCGCGACGAACAGCGTGCACGGGTCGCCGAGATGCTCGAACTGGTCGGCCTGAGCGGCAGCGAACAGAAGTATCCCGGCCAGCTCTCCGGCGGCCAGCAGCAGCGCGTCGCCCTGGCCCGCGCGCTGGCGCCGGCACCCTCGCTGCTGTTGCTCGACGAGCCGATGTCGGCACTCGATGCGCGGGTTCGCGAGCATCTGTGCGGCGAGTTGCGCCAGCTGCAGAAACGTCTGGGGATTACCACGGTGATGGTCACCCACAACCAGGACGAGGCCATGCTGATGGCCGACCGCATCGCCGTGATCAATCACGGTCGCGTCGAGCAATACGCGCGCGCCGAGGACATCTACCGGCAGCCGGCCACGCCGTTCGTCGCCGAATTCGTCGGCCAGGGCAACTGGCTGCCGTTCGAGCGCGACGGTGCCGGCCAGGCCTGCGTCGGCGGCCGCCCCATGCAGCTGGGCGATACCCGTGGCGGCATGCGTGGCCGGCTGTTCTGCCGACCCGAGGCGGTCAGCGTCAATCCCGCCGCCAACAGCGACAACCGCTTCCGCGCCCAAGTGCGCGACATCACCTTCCTGGGCAACCGCTGCCGGATGAGCTTCGAGCTGGATCATCTGCCCGGCCACGCGTTGCTCGCCGAACTGGCGCCGGAGAATCTGCCCTCCATGGCTTCGCCGGCCATCTGGGTCGCCCTGCCGCCGCGCAGCCTGCAGGTGTTCGCCTGA
- a CDS encoding LysR family transcriptional regulator: MLAELKAFYTVARLGSVTQAAKKLGLSQPTVTTQIRQLESQYGVELFYRGGRGLSLSEEGVRLLPLVKELLQREADIDFHLRNAGQLQGHLRIGATAPYYVLDLIKRFREAHPQIAVSVEIGNSQQVIEALEEYRVDLAASSQPLDDARLTRLQLGSDPLVLAVHREHPLAAQARVPLSALSGHCLLLREAGSTTRQLTETMLAAAGVALGPLLEIGSRESIREAVLRNIGVSIIARHEVPNNPALCIIELEDAAEIGEYLYCLKERRQARLPAAFLAVARELAERC, encoded by the coding sequence ATGCTCGCCGAGCTGAAGGCCTTCTACACCGTCGCCCGCCTGGGCAGCGTGACCCAGGCGGCGAAGAAGCTCGGCCTCAGCCAGCCGACGGTGACCACCCAGATTCGCCAGCTGGAGAGCCAGTACGGCGTCGAGCTGTTCTACCGCGGCGGCCGCGGCCTGAGCCTGAGCGAGGAAGGCGTGCGCCTGCTGCCACTGGTCAAGGAGCTGCTGCAGCGCGAGGCCGACATCGACTTCCACCTGCGCAACGCCGGCCAGTTGCAGGGCCACCTGCGCATCGGCGCCACCGCGCCCTACTACGTGCTCGACCTGATCAAGCGCTTCCGCGAGGCTCACCCGCAGATCGCCGTGTCGGTGGAGATCGGCAACTCGCAACAGGTCATCGAGGCGCTGGAGGAGTACCGCGTCGACCTGGCCGCCTCCTCGCAACCGCTCGACGACGCGCGCCTGACCCGCCTGCAGTTGGGTAGCGACCCGTTGGTCCTGGCGGTGCATCGCGAGCACCCGTTGGCGGCGCAGGCGCGCGTACCGCTGAGCGCGCTGAGCGGGCATTGCCTGCTGCTGCGTGAGGCTGGCTCGACCACTCGCCAGCTCACCGAAACGATGCTGGCTGCCGCCGGCGTGGCGCTCGGTCCGCTGCTGGAAATCGGCAGCCGCGAGTCGATCCGCGAAGCGGTGCTGCGCAATATCGGCGTGAGCATCATCGCCCGCCACGAAGTGCCGAATAACCCGGCGCTGTGCATCATCGAGCTGGAGGACGCGGCGGAAATCGGCGAGTACCTGTACTGCCTCAAGGAGCGCCGCCAGGCGCGCCTGCCGGCGGCGTTCCTCGCCGTGGCGCGGGAATTGGCGGAGCGCTGCTGA
- a CDS encoding thymidylate synthase, which translates to MKQYLDLMRLVRETGTFKSDRTGTGTYSVFGHQMRFNLADGFPLVTTKKCHLRSIIVELLWFLRGDTNIQYLKNHGVSIWDEWADEQGNLGPVYGYQWRSWPAPNGAAIDQISKVVEMIKQNPDSRRLIVSAWNPALVDEMALPPCHALFQFYVADGKLSCQLYQRSADIFLGVPFNIASYALLTLMVAQVCGLQPGEFIWTGGDCHLYANHIEQTDLQLSREPLPLPTMQINPAVKDLFAFTFEDFELVGYQSHPHIKAPVAV; encoded by the coding sequence ATGAAACAGTACCTCGACCTGATGCGCCTGGTGCGTGAAACCGGCACCTTCAAGAGCGACCGCACCGGCACCGGCACCTACTCGGTGTTTGGCCACCAGATGCGCTTCAACCTGGCCGACGGCTTCCCGCTGGTGACCACCAAGAAGTGTCACCTGCGTTCGATCATCGTCGAGCTGCTGTGGTTCCTGCGCGGCGATACCAATATCCAGTACCTCAAGAACCACGGCGTCAGCATCTGGGATGAGTGGGCCGACGAGCAGGGCAACCTCGGCCCGGTGTACGGCTACCAGTGGCGCAGCTGGCCGGCGCCGAACGGCGCGGCGATCGACCAGATCAGTAAGGTCGTTGAGATGATCAAGCAGAACCCGGATTCGCGGCGCCTGATCGTCTCCGCCTGGAACCCGGCGTTGGTCGACGAGATGGCCCTGCCGCCGTGCCACGCGCTGTTCCAGTTCTACGTCGCCGACGGCAAGCTGAGCTGCCAGCTGTACCAGCGCTCGGCCGACATCTTCCTCGGCGTGCCGTTCAACATCGCCAGCTACGCGCTGCTGACCCTGATGGTCGCCCAGGTCTGCGGTCTGCAGCCGGGAGAGTTCATCTGGACCGGCGGCGACTGCCACCTGTACGCCAACCACATCGAGCAGACCGACCTGCAGCTGAGCCGCGAGCCGTTGCCGCTGCCGACCATGCAGATCAACCCGGCGGTGAAGGACCTGTTCGCCTTCACCTTCGAAGACTTCGAGCTGGTCGGCTACCAATCGCACCCGCACATCAAAGCGCCGGTCGCGGTGTAA
- the lgt gene encoding prolipoprotein diacylglyceryl transferase yields MLPYPQIDPVAIALGPLKIHWYGLMYLIGIGGAWWLASRRLAQFDASWSKEKLSDLVFWVAMGVILGGRLGYVLFYDLSSYLANPLLIFEVWKGGMSFHGGLIGVMLATFWFGKRHGKSFFELMDFIAPLVPIGLGAGRIGNFINAELWGKATDVPWAMIFPTDPAQLPRHPSQLYQFALEGVALFLILWAYSRKPRPTMAVSGMFALFYGLFRFIVEFVRVPDAQLGYLAFDWLTMGQVLCLPMILGGIALIVIAYKRQAAPGVAG; encoded by the coding sequence ATGCTGCCTTATCCGCAGATCGACCCGGTGGCGATTGCCCTCGGTCCGCTGAAAATCCACTGGTACGGCCTGATGTACCTGATCGGCATCGGCGGCGCCTGGTGGCTGGCCTCACGCCGGCTGGCCCAGTTCGATGCGAGCTGGAGCAAGGAAAAACTCTCTGACCTGGTGTTCTGGGTGGCGATGGGCGTGATCCTCGGTGGCCGCCTCGGCTATGTGCTGTTTTATGACCTGTCGTCCTATCTGGCCAACCCGCTGCTGATCTTCGAAGTGTGGAAGGGCGGCATGTCCTTCCACGGCGGGCTGATCGGCGTGATGCTGGCCACCTTCTGGTTCGGCAAGCGCCACGGCAAGAGCTTCTTCGAGCTGATGGACTTCATCGCCCCGCTGGTGCCGATCGGCCTCGGCGCCGGGCGCATTGGCAACTTCATCAATGCCGAGCTGTGGGGCAAGGCTACCGATGTGCCGTGGGCGATGATTTTCCCCACCGACCCCGCGCAACTGCCCCGCCACCCGTCGCAGCTGTACCAGTTCGCCCTGGAAGGCGTGGCACTCTTCCTGATCCTCTGGGCGTACTCGCGCAAGCCGCGGCCGACCATGGCGGTGTCCGGGATGTTCGCCCTGTTCTACGGGCTGTTCCGCTTTATCGTCGAATTCGTCCGCGTGCCGGACGCCCAGCTCGGTTACCTGGCCTTCGACTGGCTGACCATGGGCCAGGTGCTGTGCCTGCCGATGATCCTCGGCGGCATCGCGCTGATCGTGATTGCCTACAAGCGCCAAGCGGCGCCGGGAGTTGCCGGATGA
- a CDS encoding sulfite exporter TauE/SafE family protein, with protein MEFLLYLLLGAGAGVMAGLFGVGGGMIIVPVLVYSFAAHGFDPHILTHMAVGTSLASIIFTSLNSILEHHRKGAVNWTVFVWMALGILVGAGLGALTAEAISGPMLQRIIGIFAICIAVQMAFDLRPKASGGLPDKPGLSAAGGVVGWASAIFGIGGGSLTVPFLVWRGQSMQQAVATSAACGLPIALMGAASFMLIGWRTPGLPEWSLGFVYLPALVGIAVASMPFARVGARLAHRLPQHILKRLFALLLLCVGLNFLL; from the coding sequence ATGGAATTCCTGCTGTATTTGCTGCTGGGTGCCGGCGCGGGAGTGATGGCCGGACTGTTCGGCGTCGGTGGCGGCATGATCATCGTGCCGGTGCTGGTGTACAGCTTCGCCGCGCACGGTTTCGATCCGCACATCCTTACCCACATGGCGGTCGGCACCTCGCTGGCCAGCATCATCTTCACCTCGCTCAACTCGATCCTCGAACACCACCGCAAGGGTGCGGTGAACTGGACGGTGTTCGTCTGGATGGCGCTGGGCATCCTGGTCGGCGCCGGCCTCGGCGCGTTGACCGCAGAAGCGATATCCGGGCCGATGCTGCAGAGGATCATTGGGATCTTCGCCATCTGCATCGCCGTGCAGATGGCCTTCGACTTGCGCCCCAAGGCCAGCGGCGGCCTGCCCGACAAGCCCGGCTTGAGCGCCGCCGGCGGCGTGGTCGGCTGGGCCTCGGCGATTTTCGGTATCGGCGGCGGCTCACTGACCGTGCCGTTCCTGGTCTGGCGCGGGCAGAGCATGCAGCAGGCGGTGGCCACCTCGGCGGCCTGTGGCTTGCCGATCGCGCTGATGGGCGCGGCGAGCTTCATGCTGATCGGCTGGCGCACGCCGGGGCTGCCGGAGTGGAGCCTGGGCTTCGTCTATCTGCCGGCGCTGGTCGGCATCGCGGTCGCCAGTATGCCGTTCGCCCGCGTCGGCGCGCGCCTGGCGCATCGCCTGCCACAACACATTCTCAAGCGCCTGTTCGCCCTGCTGCTGCTGTGCGTCGGCCTGAATTTCCTGCTCTGA
- a CDS encoding NRDE family protein encodes MCLITFAWRPTHAVPLVLAANRDEFYARPSRALGEWADAPGLYAGRDMEAGGTWMGVTSAGRFAALTNIRNPGQPLGTHSRGELVARYLRGTLSPGEYLQHVALQLKDYSGFNLLVGTARELWFLNAREGTPRALAAGVYGLSNAALDTPWPKLQRVKAALSNCLDDPQPEALLALLADAEPAREADLPDTGVGLATEQLLSSPFIASPNYGTRASTALIRRADGSQTLVERSFGPYGAHLGEVGLQL; translated from the coding sequence ATGTGCCTGATCACCTTTGCTTGGCGCCCCACTCACGCCGTACCGCTGGTGCTGGCCGCCAATCGCGATGAATTTTATGCCCGGCCGAGCCGCGCGCTGGGCGAGTGGGCGGATGCGCCGGGTCTGTACGCCGGCCGTGATATGGAGGCCGGTGGCACCTGGATGGGGGTGACCAGCGCGGGCCGCTTCGCCGCCTTGACCAATATCCGCAACCCCGGTCAGCCGCTCGGCACCCATTCGCGCGGTGAACTGGTGGCGCGCTATCTGCGCGGCACGCTGTCCCCGGGCGAATACCTGCAGCACGTCGCCCTGCAGCTGAAGGATTATTCCGGGTTCAACCTACTGGTCGGCACGGCACGCGAGTTGTGGTTCCTGAACGCCCGGGAAGGCACGCCGCGAGCACTGGCGGCCGGCGTTTACGGCTTATCCAATGCGGCGCTGGATACGCCCTGGCCGAAATTGCAACGGGTCAAAGCGGCCCTGAGCAACTGCCTGGACGATCCGCAGCCCGAGGCGCTCCTGGCCCTGCTCGCCGATGCCGAGCCGGCCCGCGAAGCCGACCTGCCGGATACCGGGGTCGGCCTGGCCACCGAGCAGCTGCTGTCCAGCCCGTTCATCGCCAGCCCCAACTACGGCACCCGCGCTAGCACCGCGTTGATCCGCCGCGCCGATGGTTCACAGACTCTGGTGGAACGCAGTTTCGGCCCCTATGGCGCACATCTCGGCGAAGTCGGGCTACAGCTCTAA
- a CDS encoding SMP-30/gluconolactonase/LRE family protein, giving the protein MSDHPCPTLTLVHLAELQLSAASAVVCQGDELWIVADDALVLQRYSLTGEYAGKIALLPGELPADAAERKAHKPDFEALAHLPDGSLLALGSGSTAKRRRGCLLQGEAVRIIDLSPLYQELQQHFVELNLEGAVVFGEDLLLAQRGNGAAGENAVVLLDLPQALADLAAGQLSAAALRRIVPLALGDLDGVPLGLTDLAVDPHGRLYCSAAAEASGSTYLDGDCAGSVLARFDKDLHLVWRARLAPLAKIEGLAFQADGRLLLVADADDPQRLAPLFALDDLHRS; this is encoded by the coding sequence ATGAGCGATCATCCCTGCCCCACCTTAACGCTTGTGCATCTCGCCGAGCTGCAGTTGTCGGCGGCCAGTGCCGTGGTCTGCCAAGGCGACGAGCTGTGGATCGTCGCCGACGATGCGCTGGTGCTGCAGCGTTACAGCCTGACCGGCGAGTACGCCGGGAAAATCGCGCTGCTGCCGGGCGAGCTGCCTGCCGATGCAGCGGAACGCAAGGCGCACAAGCCGGATTTCGAAGCCCTCGCGCATTTACCGGACGGCAGCCTGCTGGCCCTTGGTTCCGGCTCGACTGCCAAGCGCCGACGCGGCTGTCTGCTGCAGGGCGAGGCGGTGCGCATCATCGATTTGAGTCCGCTCTATCAAGAATTGCAGCAGCACTTTGTCGAGCTGAATCTGGAAGGCGCAGTAGTGTTCGGCGAGGATCTGCTGCTGGCGCAGCGCGGCAATGGCGCGGCGGGGGAAAACGCGGTGGTGCTGCTCGATCTGCCCCAAGCGCTGGCCGATCTCGCCGCCGGCCAACTGAGCGCGGCCGCGCTGCGGCGGATTGTGCCGCTGGCGCTGGGCGACTTGGATGGCGTGCCGCTGGGCCTCACCGACCTGGCCGTCGACCCGCACGGACGGTTGTATTGCAGTGCTGCCGCCGAGGCCAGTGGCTCGACGTACCTGGATGGTGACTGCGCCGGCAGCGTGCTGGCGCGCTTCGATAAGGACTTGCACCTCGTCTGGCGGGCGCGGCTCGCGCCGCTGGCGAAAATCGAAGGGCTGGCCTTCCAGGCCGATGGCCGTCTGCTGCTGGTTGCCGATGCCGATGATCCGCAGCGTCTGGCGCCACTGTTTGCCCTGGACGATTTGCACCGCAGCTAA